In a single window of the Tautonia rosea genome:
- a CDS encoding sulfotransferase domain-containing protein: MDVICCGMYRACSTWQYEVIGHLIEWRRKGERLGYVEGSDYDPAPGRGRFRVLKCHDQHPNFAQAVAEGDALAVYSYRDLRDVVDSMRHKMGRSFDALMREGLVHRILSNDRFWMTRPGALVQRYEDLVADPAAGVLEIARFLGIALTIDEAEEIAEAFSPEANRRRIEAVRREAEALGIDPDDPSQTVRHDAKTLFHGNHLRLSRVGDWREALSTEEQGMLALLAGSWLITRGYEADLSWAPQELGAGIAGRIARSRWHCWVYFTARRYPKAAAIARRWLGVQRLEDANLSGASGRRDRVRQD, from the coding sequence ATGGACGTCATCTGCTGCGGAATGTATCGGGCCTGTTCGACCTGGCAATACGAGGTCATCGGGCACCTGATCGAGTGGCGGCGCAAGGGGGAGCGGCTCGGCTACGTCGAGGGCTCGGACTACGACCCCGCGCCGGGCCGGGGGCGGTTCCGGGTCCTCAAGTGCCACGACCAGCACCCGAACTTCGCTCAGGCGGTGGCCGAGGGAGACGCGCTGGCCGTTTACTCGTACCGCGACCTGCGCGACGTAGTTGACTCGATGCGGCACAAGATGGGTCGATCGTTCGATGCGTTAATGCGTGAAGGGCTCGTGCATCGCATTCTCAGTAACGATCGGTTCTGGATGACCCGGCCCGGCGCGCTGGTGCAGCGGTACGAAGACCTGGTGGCCGACCCGGCCGCCGGAGTGCTGGAGATCGCCCGGTTCCTGGGGATCGCCCTGACGATCGACGAGGCGGAGGAGATCGCCGAGGCCTTCTCTCCCGAGGCGAACCGACGCCGGATCGAGGCGGTGCGTCGCGAGGCCGAGGCGCTGGGGATCGACCCGGACGACCCCTCTCAGACGGTCCGTCACGACGCGAAAACACTCTTTCACGGCAATCATTTGCGGCTCAGTCGGGTGGGAGACTGGCGCGAGGCGCTCTCGACCGAGGAGCAAGGTATGCTGGCGCTGCTCGCCGGGTCCTGGCTGATTACCCGGGGGTACGAGGCCGATCTGTCGTGGGCCCCTCAGGAGCTGGGGGCGGGGATTGCCGGTCGAATTGCCCGGTCTCGCTGGCACTGCTGGGTCTATTTCACGGCGAGACGGTATCCGAAGGCCGCCGCGATCGCCCGTCGATGGCTCGGCGTTCAACGCCTTGAGGACGCGAACCTCTCAGGAGCGTCCGGCCGTCGCGATCGGGTTCGGCAGGATTGA